From one Dermacentor variabilis isolate Ectoservices chromosome 3, ASM5094787v1, whole genome shotgun sequence genomic stretch:
- the LOC142575798 gene encoding uncharacterized protein LOC142575798 isoform X2, whose protein sequence is MRKTKVVRDGLPLLNTAVVKEHWLKSNKIFMLDYDGTLNPVQKIPHNAQPGDHLIDLLTRFNKKAKAVICTGRQKEQVDGWFPAEIEIFAEHGAYHRKDGSWEREAKPLDLTNCIAIMEEYKEASPDTVLEVKSTALAFHYHRVKSFDPREMVERLRRHVGDAVIEGNMIIDVRTVSKDVACLKVNPAVCAGDDVTDEDMFDVCNGLSIRVGRAPSKADYYVDSVADIHSLLEELIKIS, encoded by the coding sequence ATGAGGAAGACCAAGGTAGTCAGAGATGGCTTGCCACTGCTTAACACTGCCGTGGTTAAAGAGCACTGGCTAAAATCTAACAAAATTTTTATGCTGGACTATGATGGAACGCTCAATCCAGTCCAGAAGATACCTCACAACGCACAGCCTGGTGATCACCTCATTGACCTGCTGACCAGGTTCAACAAGAAGGCCAAAGCCGTGATATGCACAGGAAGGCAGAAGGAGCAGGTTGATGGGTGGTTTCCTGCAGAGATTGAAATCTTTGCCGAGCACGGGGCTTACCATAGGAAGGACGGCTCGTGGGAGAGGGAAGCAAAACCACTGGACTTGACAAACTGCATCGCAATCATGGAGGAATACAAGGAGGCATCGCCTGACACAGTTCTGGAAGTCAAGAGCACTGCTCTAGCATTCCATTACCACCGCGTCAAGAGCTTCGACCCCAGGGAGATGGTCGAGAGACTCAGGCGCCATGTGGGCGATGCAGTGATAGAGGGCAACATGATAATCGATGTGCGCACCGTGAGCAAGGACGTGGCCTGTCTGAAGGTCAATCCAGCAGTGTGTGCTGGTGACGATGTGACTGATGAAGACATGTTTGATGTGTGCAACGGTCTGTCCATCCGTGTGGGCAGGGCGCCCTCAAAGGCGGATTACTACGTCGACAGTGTGGCCGACATCCACAGCTTGCTGGA
- the LOC142575798 gene encoding uncharacterized protein LOC142575798 isoform X1 — MLLSRRSLEPSLTTATPMRKTKVVRDGLPLLNTAVVKEHWLKSNKIFMLDYDGTLNPVQKIPHNAQPGDHLIDLLTRFNKKAKAVICTGRQKEQVDGWFPAEIEIFAEHGAYHRKDGSWEREAKPLDLTNCIAIMEEYKEASPDTVLEVKSTALAFHYHRVKSFDPREMVERLRRHVGDAVIEGNMIIDVRTVSKDVACLKVNPAVCAGDDVTDEDMFDVCNGLSIRVGRAPSKADYYVDSVADIHSLLEELIKIS, encoded by the coding sequence TGCTACTCCGATGAGGAAGACCAAGGTAGTCAGAGATGGCTTGCCACTGCTTAACACTGCCGTGGTTAAAGAGCACTGGCTAAAATCTAACAAAATTTTTATGCTGGACTATGATGGAACGCTCAATCCAGTCCAGAAGATACCTCACAACGCACAGCCTGGTGATCACCTCATTGACCTGCTGACCAGGTTCAACAAGAAGGCCAAAGCCGTGATATGCACAGGAAGGCAGAAGGAGCAGGTTGATGGGTGGTTTCCTGCAGAGATTGAAATCTTTGCCGAGCACGGGGCTTACCATAGGAAGGACGGCTCGTGGGAGAGGGAAGCAAAACCACTGGACTTGACAAACTGCATCGCAATCATGGAGGAATACAAGGAGGCATCGCCTGACACAGTTCTGGAAGTCAAGAGCACTGCTCTAGCATTCCATTACCACCGCGTCAAGAGCTTCGACCCCAGGGAGATGGTCGAGAGACTCAGGCGCCATGTGGGCGATGCAGTGATAGAGGGCAACATGATAATCGATGTGCGCACCGTGAGCAAGGACGTGGCCTGTCTGAAGGTCAATCCAGCAGTGTGTGCTGGTGACGATGTGACTGATGAAGACATGTTTGATGTGTGCAACGGTCTGTCCATCCGTGTGGGCAGGGCGCCCTCAAAGGCGGATTACTACGTCGACAGTGTGGCCGACATCCACAGCTTGCTGGA